Part of the Notamacropus eugenii isolate mMacEug1 chromosome 5, mMacEug1.pri_v2, whole genome shotgun sequence genome is shown below.
gagccctCTGAAGCTTATGAAATCATACTGAGAGGGAACCGTAACATTCAGGACAAGTTTAAGCTCAGTTTGTGGGACCCATGCCAATCCCCTGCTCCCCCAACCTAGTTTTCTAATTCTTCAGAAAGCACATATAGCGGGAAAGGTCAGGCACCTGCAGAATGTAACTAAAATTCATACAAAGGTGAAAATTAGCTTAGACATCTGGCTATATTGCCAGTTAACTAAATCATTCTCTAAAGGTCAGAAAGCAAGGACAGATGCAGCATGAGAtacctggagagaaaagaaaaacattcccaAGCTAGAAAagagtaatggtagtagtagtagtagtagtagtagtagtagtagtagtagtagtaatgactttactagctgtgtgacccttgacaagtcacttaacttttctcagccttagtttcctcatctgtaaactggagataatagaAGCACTTACCTTTCCAAGGttcttgtgaagatgaaatgagattacATGTAAATCAtgttacaaaccttaaagtgttatataaatgatgattatttttattttaaagtattttaaggtttgcaaatagttttgtagatattatctcatttaatcttaactctgggaggtaggtgctatttttatttatgttttacagctgaggaaactgaacctgaaAATAGTTGAATGGCTTACTCAGGGTCACTCAagtagtaagtgtgtgaggatggattatgaactcaggtcttcctaactctaggtccaagATTTTATACACTGTGTCATTTAGCTAGCCAAGAATTCTATATCCATAATAGGGTGAAATATAAAGTCAAtaaattatatttcagtttttatttctgTTCCCAAATGTAGATGATTGTATTTTGGCATGAGAACTTCTGCCTTGACTGTACTGATTACACAGGTATGTTCATTAGATAAGATTTCTGAGAGAGAAATTCACAAGAAGGAGCCAAGCTTAGTCACTCAATTCCTATGCTTAGAAGGTTTTACTAAAAGAAATACAGGTCACCATGCAAATACACATATAGAAGAGattgtggagaagagaagacaaaaaggaTGTTGCCCAGAACTTACCTATTTATTACCAAATATGATTCTTTCTCACCAACTATCATTATTTTGGAATAAATACATAGCTTCTAGGTTACACCCTACAACTTCTTTTACCACATCCAATCTCATTGGAGAAGGACAATCTGTAACTTCATTGACTATGTTTCTATATGGATCTAATAGCTAATAGGAAACTAAgaattagtgaaaataatgatATGTTCCCCCTTAAGCTGTTTCCCCCTCTGGAATTCTCTCTGTGCACACCAAATCTAGAAAGAGATCTAATAAGGCATTTTTCCAGGAGATCTATGCTGGGCATAAGATCTGTATTACCTGGAAACATAGAAGAATCTATTAATttggacagagaaaaaaatacatatttgttttcaataacctttaattgaaattttaaaactccTTCAATTAAGATCCTTTAAAActtattctgagaaggtgtcCATACTTTTCACCAAGGCTGCtgaaagggtccatgacacaaaagttTTTAAGAACTTCTACTAGGACTGATATGGACGCTATGATTCATAACTGTTTTgactcatttctatttcttttcattccccATCCCAATTCATTAATGTGATCAATGAACAATTTGACTTAATCTCCTCTAAAGGGCCATTGCTCCTTCCTTTTATTGGAATAGATTGGGTAATACTGGAAGAATATTTAGCAGCCCTTTTCCCACAGAATGAAGTAACTGTCCAAGAAGGGAAAATTATCTCCCCTCAGAAAAACCTGTTCTGTAAAGTAGGCAGATTATAGAACATTAGACTTCGAgagagaagacttgggttcttgATTTGTCTCAGTGAATTCAACAAATGCCCACTACATGGCAGACACTGCACTAATTTCTggtaatagatttaaaaaaagcaaactaaatgaatgaatgaacaaataaataaatagataaatgaaaggatgaataaaaatgagcaaacgtataaatgaatgaaaaatggcttaatatgagtaaatgaatgacaataaatttaaaaaggaatgaatgaatagctAGGCAATTCTCTTCTTAACTGGCCAAGTTACTTCTTAACTCTTCCTAGCAACCTAATATCTATTCCTGGGTTATTTACATAGATGGAAAGTTTGAttgatcaaaaaaaataaaagatttaggaAATGCTCAGACCCTACAGATTGGAAAGCTTATTTTAATGCCATTAAAAAATCCCTCTACCCTGAAGCTCCCCAACTTAACTGTATGAATTCTAGTATTCACCTTGAGGTAGTGTGGCAATATAAGCAGcaatagatttgaagtcagaggctTTGGATTCTGAATATGTCTATGTTGTTTACTATTTATCCGACTTTGGCAAAAGTCCCTTAACTTCACctccctacaaaaaaaaaaaaagtcttctctaATAAAAGGCTATTTTTATGGAGGCTTAATGGCAAGAAAGGTGCTTTGGGCAGTGGTTAGAATGAGGAAGAGACAGTTTTTGTTAAGCTCCATCTATGGGGTGATCGTGGGTGTGAATTCATATTATGGGCTCAGGACTTAGGTGAGGGGTCCCTAGGTATCAGGACTTGTACCAAGTTCTAGAGTCTTTATTCCTCATTCATCTCAGTCCATTACACCCCTTTATGCCTCTGGCCAAGCTCTGAATGCAGAATTCACTCAGTGCTTTTGTGAGCCAAAAGCAGAGGAGGCCTCCTGAGCAGAAAGAGGCAAATGGAGATGCACCAGAAAGAACAAGATTAATTTGAATGGGCTCTGAATCAATTACTTGTCCCTCTTGCCCCTAGGGGAGTAAGATATCTCTGAACATGGATCCTTCCATCTTCTCCTGCAATGCCAGCAGCTATGATCTCCCAACCTTCTTGCTGACAGGTTTCCCAGGCCTGGAGGCCTCTCACCACTGGGTGTCCATCCCCATCAACCTGATATGCATAATATCTATCCTGGGTAACAGCATCATTCTCTTCGTGATCTGCACAGACCCCAGCCTCCATGGGCCCAtgttcatctttctttctgttttggcagGCTCTGACCTAGGTCTCTGTGCCTCCACCTTTCCCACCATGGTACAGCTCTTCTGGCTGGGTGCCCGTGAGCTTCCCTTTGACTTATGTGCAGCCCAAATGTTCTTTATCCATGCCTTCACCTATGTGGAGTCAGGTGTGCTCCTGGCTATGGCCTTTGATCGCTTTGTTGCCATTAAAGATCCATTGCACTATGCTTCAGTCCTCACCCAATCAACTATGACCAAGATAGGAGCTGGGATTCTTGTGAGGGCAGTTATTCTCAACATTCCAGGTCCTGTCCTGCTCAGGAGGCTGGCATTCCCTGCTATCAGTATCCTCTCTCATTGCTATTGCCTCCATTGTGACCTAGTGGGACTAGCCTGTTCTGACACCAGTATCAACAGCTTCTTTGGCCTGGtctccatcctcttctccttggCTATTGACTCCACTCTCATTGTAGTTTCCTATGTGCTAATCCTCCGCACAGTGCTAGGCATTGCATCTCCTGAAGAGAGATTCAAGGCACTCAACACATGTGTCTCACACCTCTGCATTGTGCTTATTTTCTACATGCCCAAGTTGGGATTATCCATACTGCACCGTGTTGAGAAACACACCTACCCTGCTCTGGCTGTGCTCATGGCTAACCTACATTTCCTGGTTCCACCCTTCATGAACCCCATTATCTATTGCATCAAGTCCAAGCAGATCCGACAGAGTCTTTTGCGACGTTTCTGGCAGAAGAGAGTTGAGACCTCCTAAGGAGAACAGAACCAAAATAGCTGGGAAAGCATATGACCTTAAACAATTTGATTGTCTCAAGAGAATTGAGGGGGACTTCTTGGAGCAACTATGTGTTAAAAGACATGAAtgtatgacatttttttttttcagatccaGGAATAAGAGGCAGAGAAAACACAATCTCATTGTCAAGACCTCAGAATCAACTATATTCCATTTTTAAACACCTTGAACTCTTGGAAGGGACATGAGTCTGGGAGTGAGTGAAGTATTCCAATCTGATGGGTGCTCTGAAATATCTTTTCTTGTAGGTCTCTAaaaatctttctctgtctccctctgtttctctctgatattccccccccctctctctctggtACTGCACTTGATACATTTCAAAGAATATTGATAAATACAGGATATCTTTGAGAAGTTGTTTCCTGTATGTGATCTCCAAACATTAAATGTAAGGTTGTCTCCTCCTGTCACATATTTAGAGTAACCTtgattgaatttattatatttgcttCATGATTATTGGTGATTTGCTGGTCTCTTTGATAGACAAGTAGGATCCAGAGAGAGAATGATAGAATTCCATGCTAAGCTCCAGGTTCAACACCAAGCACAGTATGGCCAAGATGGAAGGAATATCTAGAGGAAGGCTGGGCATATCTTTCCCCAGTCAGGGCCTAGATGTATCAGATCAGTGAAGGGAAAGGACATGTTTCAAGCACTGCTCCTCCTCTATCATCTAAGTACCTTaacccaaattttctctcctaaaatCCAAACATCATGAAACCTGCCTCTCCTCCCAAGATCCTAAGTCAGGGAGCTTAGATCCTCGAAAGACAGTAAAGAGTTTAACACCTATGTCCTGGGAGGAGAGTGGAAGGGCAGGACAGTTAAATGAGAAGTTCACATTGAAGATCTGTCTGGGCCTGGGAACAGTATCTACAAATATATCAGCATTCCAAATCTTCTGCTGCATTTTAGGACAATTACTAAGTGAATGAGTGAGGGGCAAGATGGTTGGGATCAGTGAAAAAGggattgtatgtgtgtgtatctgtaagGGGCAATATGTTATGCACAGGCATTGGACAAGTCAGTACCACCTGTATGTCCAGGCCTAATTACTACTACAAGgttcacagaaagaaaaaatgagctcTGTTTCCTAGACAGATGCTTCTTCTTACCTCTTCTCAACCTAATTATAAGTTCACTATGGACAGGAATCATGCTTTCTAAGAACACATAGAAGCTGTTCACTGAACCTGTCATACTTTCCTTTCTTAGAAAATAAGAATATTAGCTATGTTGGGTAGTGGGAGAGATGCTATGAAGAATCAGTGAAATAGTGACTTTGAAAGTGCAATGTTCTATACTTGTTACTTTTCAAAGATGAATCCTGTTAtctatatcattattattatcaccagtATCATTACTATTGTTACTAATATTATTCCAAAGTAACATTTATGCATAAGAAGACTGACAGTATGTAGTATTTGCTATGCTCTCTCACTCCTTTTCCAGTCCTTCTTCCCTACAATGCAGTATGTCCTGCCAGGTACAAAGTGGGTCAATATAAGGAAACCTGATGTCACCTCCTAGTCTTCAATCCCTTCATTCTTCTACCTTAGATGGGAtaaacaaagagaaaggagaatattaGGGCAAGGGGCCaagatggggagagaagggaggcagaagggaagaaggaaataaggtTTTCCTAAGTACCTGGTCATTACTCTGATAAAGCTatcacagaataaaaaaaaaaaaattccactggaAAAGGCCTCAGAAGAAAGAGAGTCCACACCCAACCTGAAGAGAAATCCACTTTACAACATCCATGAGCAGTAATTCTTCCTAATTGAATATCATGATGGAGAACTCACCACCTCCTCAATAGCCATTATGATTTTGGTAAGATgattgttagaaaaaaaaaaaaacttcctcacaGGGAGAGGAAATTCATTTTgtccattgctctcatttctctcctattctctcctttctggaAAGGGGCCTAGGTGCCATATGAACGTGGTAGTGGAGAGAataggagagaaatgagagcagtggACAAAATGAATTTCCTCTCCCTGTGAGGAAGTCTGAACTTGCTTGTAAAAGGGATGATTGATACCAAATCTCTAGTAAACGGGATACAACCTAAAGCAAATAATATAACTCCCTTTCATGTCAAACCAACAATATATCTTGCTTTCACGTCAAGCCACCTGATGGATTTCTCCAGCTGAAGTTCTACTGATACCTCAAAAAATCTCATTATCTTCCACTCAAAACCTATTTTTGTTGATCTATTTCTTCTACAAATAAAATTCCCACTTCCCCTAAGTTTGAAATCTCTCTCAGTCATCTTAGACTCGACTGACCTTGTCAACTAGGTGAGAAAAAAGCCAATGGCTGAATGtctttccacttaaaataacCCAGATGAGAAGCAAAGTTCTGAACTTGAGAAACAGCAGTATGAGAGTCTCCTAATTGGCCTTCCTACAGTTGACTTCTTCCCTCTCTATCATTCCTTACATAATTTCCAAATGCTCTTCCTAAAACAGCACTGACCATGCCACTGTATGGCTCAGAAGTTTTCATTGACTCCTTATTGTGACATGATACAAACTCTTTAGTCAGCCTGACATTTGAAGAATCTTCTataatttgcattcagattccccTTCCAGCCTTTTTGCCCTGTTTCTCAATACATCCTATATTCTATCCAAACAGGACTACTAGCTGttccttaattttattgtgtCTTCATTTGCTACTAATCATTTCCATAAATCATATCAAAAAATTGACATTTTTAAAGAATCTATTGCTTGTAGAGCACTACTTGATGCAAAATCCATTAATGGAAATCTGTGCATGATCCTAAATCTAAAGGTAGACGAGACCCACAGAGACCATCTAgtacaatcatctcattttacactcGAGAGAATTGAGGTCCATGGCGGCTAAGTGACTCTTTCAAGGTCATAGGTGTAATAAAGATCAcagaaaggatttgaacccagattccttACTGCTGGAGGACTTTTTTCGATATACTGTACTGCTATCTTCCTTCAGGGCTCAGAGCAGGGGCCCCTCCCTCTATGAAACTTTCCCTAACTATGCTGACCAATTAAAATTGGCCTCTCCCTCAAATTCTCTTGCATACAAATCAACTTAAACTTTTCTTCTGTCTGAGTACACTTCAGTTCAATAACATTAGCTTTCTTACTGCTCCTCAGACACAAAACTCTATCTCCCTCCCAACTCTGTGCCTTTTGATAAGCGATAAAtttctgtgcctggaatgtttttctttttcaaatcctggcttccttggcttccttcaagatagCTCAGATCCCACCTCAGCAACAATCCTTTTCTAGTACTTCCCTGTTAGTGCCTCCCAGTTGCACAGTATAGATTTTATACATTCACAGTTGTTTGCCTATTGTcttctctgttagaatgtaagcaaaTTGAGGATTGGcattgcttttgcttttctctgtttctccagagcttagcaccaGTTTTGGCATATAccaagtttaataaatgtttgttgataatgGAGATGAACTataataaaagacagaaagagaggacaAGGAAAATATCCAGACAAATTTCTttaaatccctgccctcaagaagcctcTGGTCTAAAAGTGGGATATGGCGATTTTGCAGCTTAGCTCCGTATTCTCACTactcagcacagtgtcttgcCCAAAGGTCAATTTTACTTCACTATATTTATCATCTCATCACTACAGATACAACCATCACTGGTCCATTTCAAAACCTTTCATACCTTATTGTCCCATGAgatttttgtatttctataaaTCCTCCACATTGAGTCTGGGTAATACTTTGGTGTCCCTCATTTGTCTTTACTCATACTTTATGAAAAATGGTGTCACATTctattaaactatttatattttatctctcaCTTCTGGAAAATGATCAGCCCACATGCCTTTCCCATCAAGAATTCCACTGATAATGGATTGCACATAATGGGGCCTTAATCAATTAATTCATCAATCAAATAGTAAATGTCCTTAGGCTATGTGCTGGACTCTGAGAATAAAGtcagaaatgaaacaatccttaccctcatggaacttacattaCGTTGGGGAAGAgggcatgtatacatataaaaataaaaatatacaagatatattaaaaataaagcaaggtgtgtgtgtgtgtgtgtgtgtgtgtgtgtgtgtgtgtgttcttccttcattgccaaagaagaccataccatcagagaaataatgacatgacttgcacttgactttgtttttagagtgagggagggctgtgtaggtcaccagcctcacttctcctccagagccatctgagtccagtgaccagatattcatcaggatgactggagatgacccaggatgaggcaattggggttaagtgagttgcccaaggtcacacagctagtgagtgtcaagtgtctgaggtgagatttggactcaggtcctaaTTAGGGGGAGCACTAAAACCTGAGGTAGGGGAGGgacaagaatcaagaaagacttattttgaagaaaactggggatttttaataataaacatttgcttAACTGAGTGGAATAGAATTAAACTGAATTAGAGAAAAGGCCATATTTATCTGATCTGCTTCCTAATTCTTCTCCCCAAAGCTATGACAAggtgaaaggaggaaaaagaaaggaagtgaatgtCCAAAACCTTTGCATACAAAAGCAGAAATCCTTGTGATCATCATTTCCAATTAGTGGATTTACAGCtttacaaagcaatttaaatTGACTTATCCAATAGGTAACTTGATTAGCAGATATTcttatacataataaatacacTGTTTCTCAGTACCATGCCTTTGTACTAGATGCAACTAAGGGTGTGGTCAATCGCAGATGAGACAAAAGGTatcaaacactttgcaaacttcaaaatgctacataaatgccagtttttatcatcatcatcactatcattctACAGTTACCAGGCATCCagtctggtgatgacttcattctcTAAGCTTTCTATTGCACATTTGCAAAACTCAGACAATGTTTATTGGGCTTTTTAGGGGTATTCTGGTAAATGATGTGAGGGGAaagtatatgcacacatacttttaactttaatttgCATTAGTAAGACTGTCTCAAatcaagaaatcaacaaaacaaaaaaaacaaacgaTTTGTGTTTTCAagttctgaggtgtaaatgcttataCTGGGAATTTAACCATTAGTTTCCTTGTTAGAGCTGGCTCCAACATAACCCTGGATGTCTGGAATTCTCTGCCTCATTGTCGttacctcttaaaatccctagtcTCTTTCAAAACTCTGAGTAAAAGTCACCTTCAACAAGAAACCTTCCCTGGTTCCTTTAGCTGCTAGAGTATTCccctcaaaaattattttccatcaATTTTGTACATGTCTTTTAATGGAactatttg
Proteins encoded:
- the LOC140508841 gene encoding olfactory receptor 51G2-like yields the protein MDPSIFSCNASSYDLPTFLLTGFPGLEASHHWVSIPINLICIISILGNSIILFVICTDPSLHGPMFIFLSVLAGSDLGLCASTFPTMVQLFWLGARELPFDLCAAQMFFIHAFTYVESGVLLAMAFDRFVAIKDPLHYASVLTQSTMTKIGAGILVRAVILNIPGPVLLRRLAFPAISILSHCYCLHCDLVGLACSDTSINSFFGLVSILFSLAIDSTLIVVSYVLILRTVLGIASPEERFKALNTCVSHLCIVLIFYMPKLGLSILHRVEKHTYPALAVLMANLHFLVPPFMNPIIYCIKSKQIRQSLLRRFWQKRVETS